The following are encoded in a window of Dromaius novaehollandiae isolate bDroNov1 chromosome 11, bDroNov1.hap1, whole genome shotgun sequence genomic DNA:
- the ZC3H12B gene encoding probable ribonuclease ZC3H12B, which produces MTAWSMVGKLKMEKRHTREDRNVEQDAGECSAESEEWTSSESEPEQPYFRSSCSNMQWREKEVSTKPHRPLCRSPCLDRPSFSQSSITQDLKLEECKTNLDKEYQAKMDFALKLGYAGDQIQAVLNKLGADALINDVLAELVRLGNKSESEGQGSASTTTSTLVPRGLCPKEIASPELSLEDEVVDNSDNLRPIVIDGSNVAMSHGNKEGFSCRGIQLAVDWFLEKGHKDITVFVPAWRKEQSRPDAPITDQEILRKLEKEKILVFTPSRRVQGRRVVCYDDRFIVKLAFDSDGIIVSNDNYRDLQNEKPEWKKFIEERLLMYSFVNDKFMPPDDPLGRHGPSLENFLRKRPVIPEHKKQPCPYGKKCTYGHKCKYYHPERANQPQRSVADELRISAKLSAVKTMSEGALAKCGTGPSSSKGEINSEVKRITPKRQSDPSIRSVAVEPEEKLSVARKSEASSVPSLVSALSVPTLPPPKSHAAGALNTRSASSPVPGSSQFTHQKSSLEHMSSVQYPPILVTNSHGTSISYTDQYPKYESLGDHGYYSLLSDFSNLSISSMRNTDYYGADTDQGMYSRNSSPCPENHLSHTSNDSYSSYNDLYLGVADASPEDNVKIHRLSSQNGLQPFSHGYHEALNRVQSYGTEEPKQSLRKQSVSHLGLHAQHPVVAARSSCPGDYPVPQNVHPTAQPSRALVMTRMDSISDSRLYESNPTRQRRPPLCREQHASWDPLPCASDSYAYHSYPLSNNLMQPCYEPVMVRSMPEKMEQLWRNPWIGVCGEPREPHIIPEHQYQTYKNLCNIFPPSIVLSVMEKNPHMTDAQQLAAMIVAKLRTGR; this is translated from the exons ATGACGGCCTGGTCTATGGTGGGGAAGTTGAAAATGGAGAAGAGGCACACCAGAGAAGACAGAAATGTGGAACAAGATGCTGGTGAATGCAGTGCTGAATCTGAGGAATGGACGAGCTCAGAAAGTGAACCTGAGCAACCATACTTCAGAAGCAGCTGTAGCAATATGCAGTGGAGGGAGAAGGAGGTTTCCACTAAACCACATCGGCCACTCTGTCGCTCCCCTTGTTTGGATCGCCCAAGTTTTTCACAGAGCAGCATCACACAAGACTTGAAGCTAGAAGAATGCAAAACAAATTTGGACAAGGAATACCAAGCTAAAATGGATTTTGCTTTAAAGCTTGGATATGCAGGAGATCAGATCCAGGCTGTACTGAATAAATTGGGAGCAGATGCCCTCATCAATGATGttctggcagagcttgtgagacTTGGCAACAAAAGTGAATCGGAGGGTCAAGGCAGTGCCAGCACTACCACTAGTACTCTGGTGCCGAGAGGCCTGTGCCCGAAGGAGATAGCGAGCCCCGAACTGTCACTTGAGGATGAAGTTGTGGATAACAGTGATAACCTGAGGCCAATTGTCATTGATGGAAGCAATGTGGCTATGAG TCATGGGAATAAAGAAGGATTTTCCTGCCGGGGAATTCAACTAGCTGTTGATTGGTTTCTGGAAAAAGGACATAAAGATATAACCGTGTTTGTCCCTGCATGGAGAAAAGAGCAGTCTCGACCTGATGCACCAATTACAG ATCAAGAAATCTTACGTAaattggagaaagaaaaaattcttgtttttacCCCATCTCGAAGAGTTCAGGGAAGAAGAGTCGTTTGCTATGATGATCGATTCATAGTAAAACTTGCTTTTGACTCGGATGGCATAATTGTATCAAATGACAACTATCGGgatcttcaaaatgaaaaaccGGAATGGAAGAAGTTCATAGAGGAACGGCTGCTCATGTATTCTTTTGTGAATGACAA ATTTATGCCTCCTGATGATCCTCTAGGACGCCATGGTCCAAGCCTTGAAAATTTCTTAAGGAAAAGGCCAGTTATTCCTGAACATAAAAAACAACCATGTCCTTATG GTAAAAAGTGCACCTATGGGCACAAATGTAAATATTACCACCCAGAACGGGCAAACCAGCCTCAAAGGTCAGTAGCGGATGAGCTTCGAATAAGTGCCAAATTATCTGCTGTGAAAACTATGAGTGAGGGAGCCTTGGCCAAATGTGGCACAGGGCCATCCAGCTCCAAAGGAGAAATCAATTCTGAAGTGAAACGCATTACCCCAAAACGTCAGTCAGATCCAAGCATTAGATCGGTAGCTGTGGAGCCTGAGGAAAAGTTATCGGTAGCCCGGAAGTCGGAGGCCAGCTCTGTCCCATCTCTTGTTTCTGCATTAAGTGTACCAACACTCCCTCCACCAAAAAGCCATGCAGCTGGTGCATTAAATACTCGTTCTGCAAGCAGCCCAGTGCCAGGTTCCTCACAGTTCACGCATCAGAAATCCTCACTGGAACACATGTCCAGTGTGCAATATCCTCCTATACTAGTCACCAATAGCCATGGTACCTCAATTAGCTATACTGACCAGTATCCCAAATATGAATCATTAGGGGACCATGGCTATTATTCCTTACTCAGTGATTTTTCCAACTTGAGCATAAGTAGTATGCGTAACACAGATTATTATGGGGCTGATACAGACCAGGGGATGTATTCTAGAAACTCAAGTCCCTGTCCTGAAAATCACTTAAGCCATACAAGTAATGATTCTTATTCCTCTTACAATGACTTGTATCTGGGTGTAGCAGATGCCAGTCCAGAAGACAATGTGAAGATCCACAGACTTTCATCACAAAATGGTCTTCAGCCTTTTTCGCATGGTTACCATGAAGCCTTAAACAGAGTTCAGAGTTATGGAACTGAAGAGCCTAAGCAATCCCTCCGCAAACAGTCAGTTTCCCACTTAGGCCTACATGCCCAGCATCCAGTTGTTGCAGCGCGGTCCAGTTGTCCAGGAGACTACCCTGTGCCTCAAAATGTTCATCCAACTGCACAGCCAAGCCGTGCCTTGGTCATGACAAGAATGGACAGTATTTCTGACTCACGGCTCTATGAAAGTAACCCAACAAGGCAGAGAAGACCACCTCTCTGTCGAGAACAGCATGCTAGTTGGGATCCGTTACCATGTGCATCAGACTCTTATGCTTATCACTCGTATCCATTGAGCAACAACCTCATGCAGCCATGTTATGAGCCTGTAATGGTGAGAAGCATGCCTGAGAAGATGGAGCAGCTCTGGCGGAATCCCTGGATTGGGGTATGTGGTGAGCCACGGGAACCACATATCATCCCAGAACATCAGTATCAAACATATAAAAATCTCTGCAATATTTTCCCTCCAAGCATTGTCCTTTCTGTGATGGAGAAGAATCCCCACATGACAGATGCACAACAGCTGGCAGCTATGATTGTTGCCAAATTAAGAACAGGGCGTTAA